The proteins below are encoded in one region of Helianthus annuus cultivar XRQ/B chromosome 2, HanXRQr2.0-SUNRISE, whole genome shotgun sequence:
- the LOC110917123 gene encoding uncharacterized protein LOC110917123 isoform X1: MTLDKSWTKITNKVDPVFINGAIAFAERGKTYVDSEGRIHCPCKKCVNARRHVPTVVADHIIYNGFEPSYNVWIHHGEHLPGYEIDDTDSDYEESENESNDGVNELLDDVFPTGGETEAENFMDDANLRNNPKVEKLFVDMEKPLYPGCDEFSVLGFLLELMNVKVTCKMTNVSMDMILYLFSRAFKDANLPKNHYEAKKYLRTLGLGYESIHACKHDCALFWKENAELQNCPVCGTSRYKENSKGKKKPVKILRYFPITSRLKRLYASRHTAKEMLWHDKYRTKEEGVLRHPADGKAWKHFDTMFPDFAKDPRNVRLGLASDGFNPFGAKSLSYSMWPVVLIPYNMPPWKSMVDASFMLTLLIPGSDSPGNDIDLFLRPLIDELKLLWDKGVETYDCESKQKFNMRVTLLWTINDFPAYGYLSGWSTSGYKACPICNEDASSIRLRDRIGYVGHRRFLPTDHSWRKARDFNGQRETRLAPKIVNGDDCLHQLKHLPIHQHGKHPDHVGKKRKRNSHDINWSKKSIFFELPYWPKLLIRHNIDVMHVEKNVCENVLGTLLNIEGKTKDTDKARLDLEDMNIRKELHLVRKNDHWVKPHALYVLTRDERKQFCNLLSSVRFPDGYAGNLAKNVIAEQGKVHGLKSHDCHVLIQRLIPIAIRPFMTKQIREALVELSQFFKKLTQVTLHVNELETLQEDVVKILCKLERIFPPSFFAVMVHLCVHLPQEAILGGPVQSRWMYPIERYLGHLKKYVKNLAKPEGSIAEAYVVEEAITFCSHYLRGVESKLDKRDRNDDKTSSDAQSCALDVFRLNGRGIGKKEVHILPSNLMKKAIWFIFNNCQEVQPYLEEHLRFLQMQHPESSDFYEMQQSTFSTWFAKRIQEMYALNPSQINEELYALSCLPDNRVSSHRGYIVNGVKFIVKSNDDGRQTQNCGVTVPGVHNDTEDDYYGFLDEVIELSFIRGYRIILFKCTWFDTDRRRKNVIFEPHFISIDTSRHAYKEDPFIYANQAKQVFYINDPLKPNSQWKIIERITHRHLWDIPEDKNAEDLLEDVNLHRKDVEEEIVENVDVDGTIGDFINDKLDDSDHSMEDFGSKSNLDDSDTDTDKPNDEMENDESDDDDW, translated from the exons ATGACATTGGATAAGAGCTGGACTAAAATCACTAATAAGGTAGATCCAGTGTTCATTAATGGAGCGATAGCTTTTGCAGAAAGGGGTAAAACATATGTTGATAGTGAAGGTAGGATACATTGCCCGTGTAAAAAGTGTGTGAATGCAAGAAGACATGTTCCCACAGTCGTTGCTGATCATATCATCTATAATGGTTTTGAACCATCATACAATGTATGGATTCATCATGGTGAACATCTTCCGGGTTATGAAATAGATGATACAGATAGTGACTATGAAGAAAGTGAAAACGAATCAAATGATGGTGTCAATGAGTTACTTGATGATGTTTTTCCTACGGGCGGCGAAACTGAAGCTGAAAACTTCATGGACGATGCCAATCTACGTAATAACCCAAAGGTGGAGAAGTTATTTGTCGATATGGAGAAGCCTTTATACCCCGGGTGTGATGAGTTTTCTGTACTAGGCTTTTTACTAGAGTTGATGAACGTGAAGGTAACATGCAAAATGACAAATGTGTCAATGGATATGATTCTGTATTTATTTAGTCGGGCCTTCAAGGATGCAAACTTGCCGAAGAACCATTATGAGGCGAAAAAGTATTTACGTACTCTTGGACTAGGATACGAATCTATTCATGCTTGTAAACATGATTGTGCATTATTTTGGAAAGAAAATGCAGAATTACAAAATTGCCCCGTGTGTGGCACTAGTCGTTATAAGGAAAATAGTAAAGGGAAGAAAAAACCGGTAAAAATTTTGCGTTACTTTCCCATCACAAGTAGACTTAAGCGCTTATATGCCTCAAGACACACTGCTAAGGAAATGTTGTGGCACGATAAATACAGAACCAAAGAGGAGGGGGTTCTTAGACATCCAGCAGATGGAAAGGCATGGAAACACTTTGATACAATGTTTCCTGATTTTGCAAAGGATCCTAGAAATGTTCGCCTAGGGCTTGCAAGTGATGGTTTCAATCCGTTTGGTGCAAAGAGTCTCTCATATAGTATGTGGCCTGTTGTGCTCATACCATATAATATGCCTCCTTGGAAGTCTATGGTCGATGCTTCTTTTATGTTGACATTGTTGATTCCTGGAAGCGATTCACCAGGTAATGATATTGATCTATTTTTGCGTCCACTAATAGATGAGTTGAAACTTCTATGGGATAAGGGTGTTGAAACATATGATTGTGAATCAAAACAGAAATTCAACATGCGTGTTACACTTCTATGGACAATTAATGATTTTCCTGCGTACGGTTATTTGTCTGGATGGAGCACGAGTGGATATAAGGCATGTCCAATATGCAATGAAGATGCGAGCAGTATACGTTTACGAGATAGAATAGGATATGTAGGTCATAGGCGATTTCTCCCGACCGATCACTCTTGGAGGAAAGCACGAGATTTTAATGGACAGAGAGAGACTAGGCTTGCACCTAAAATTGTCAACGGAGATGATTGCTTACATCAGTTGAAACATCTCCCTATACATCAGCATGGAAAACATCCGGATCATGTAGGTAAAAAGAGAAAACGGAACTCACATGATATAAACTGGTCAAAGAAAAGCATCTTCTTCGAACTCCCATATTGGCCTAAGTTATTGATTCGTCACAACATTGACGTGATGCATGTGGAAAAAAATGTGTGTGAGAATGTGTTGGGAACCCTATTAAACATAGAAGGAAAGACCAAAGACACTGACAAAGCCCGACTAGATTTGGAAGATATGAACATACGTAAAGAGCTTCACTTGGTTAGAAAGAATGATCATTGGGTTAAACCACATGCTTTGTATGTTTTAACTCGAGATGAGAGAAAACaattttgtaatttacttagCTCTGTGCGTTTCCCAGATGGGTATGCTGGAAATTTAGCTAAAAATGTGATTGCTGAGCAAGGTAAGGTACATGGGCTAAAATCACATGATTGTCACGTCTTAATACAACGCCTAATTCCTATTGCAATCCGTCCCTTTATGACAAAACAGATTCGTGAGGCATTAGTGGAGTTGTCTCAGTTTTTTAAGAAACTTACTCAAGTCACATTACACGTGAATGAGTTGGAAACGTTGCAAGAAGATGTAGTTAAGATTTTGTGCAAGCTTGAACGTATATTTCCCCCATCATTTTTTGCAGTTATGGTGCACTTGTGTGTGCATCTTCCTCAAGAGGCAATTTTGGGAGGACCTGTACAATCGAGGTGGATGTATCCAATCGAAAGATACCTTGGccatttaaaaaaatatgttaaaaactTAGCTAAACCCGAAGGCTCGATAGCAGAAGCTTATGTTGTTGAAGAAGCTATAACATTTTGTTCACACTATTTACGAGGTGTTGAATCCAAGTTAGACAAACGTGACAGAAATGATGACAAAACCTCTAGTGATGCTCAAAGTTGTGCGTTGGATGTTTTTAGATTGAATGGTCGAGGTATTGGGAAGAAAGAAGTACATATCCTTCCTAGTAATCTTATGAAAAAAGCAATATGGTTTATCTTCAACAATTGTCAAGAGGTTCAGCCGTACTTAGa AGAACACTTGCGGTTTTTACAAATGCAACATCCGGAATCATCAGATTTTTACGAGATGCAGCAATCTACATTCTCGACTTGGTTTGCAAAACGG ATTCAAGAGATGTATGCGCTAAATCCATCTCAAATTAATGAAGAGTTATATGCATTGTCTTGCCTTCCTGATAATCGAGTATCGTCACACAGGGGTTATATCGTGAACGGGGTAAAATTTATAGTTAAGTCAAACGATGACGGTAGACAAACACAAAATTGTGGAGTTACGGTACCGGGCGTTCATAATGATACCGAAGATGACTATTATGGATTTCTTGACGAAGTCATTGAATTGTCATTTATAAGAGGTTATCGTATAATATTATTCAAATGCACATGGTTTGATACTGATCGTCGAAGAAAGAACGTGATATTTGAACCTCATTTTATAAGCATAGACACGTCTCGACATGCTTACAAGGAGGATCCTTTCATCTATGCAAACCAGGCTAAACAAGTGTTTTACATAAATGATCCACTTAAACCAAATTCACAATGGAAAATCATTGAAAGAATTACCCACAGACACTTGTGGGATATTCCAGAAGACAAGAATGCAGAAGATTTGTTAGAAGATGTCAACCTTCACCGTAAAGATGTTGAAGAAGAAATTGTTGAAAACGTTGATGTTGATGGCACTATAGGTGATTTTATCAATGACAAGCTAGATGATTCTGATCATAGCATGGAAGATTTTGGTTCAAAGTCAAATCTGGATGATTCAGACACAGACACTGATAAACCCAATGATGAAATGGAAAATGATGAGTCAGACGATGATGATTG GTAA
- the LOC110917123 gene encoding uncharacterized protein LOC110917123 isoform X2 produces the protein MTLDKSWTKITNKVDPVFINGAIAFAERGKTYVDSEGRIHCPCKKCVNARRHVPTVVADHIIYNGFEPSYNVWIHHGEHLPGYEIDDTDSDYEESENESNDGVNELLDDVFPTGGETEAENFMDDANLRNNPKVEKLFVDMEKPLYPGCDEFSVLGFLLELMNVKVTCKMTNVSMDMILYLFSRAFKDANLPKNHYEAKKYLRTLGLGYESIHACKHDCALFWKENAELQNCPVCGTSRYKENSKGKKKPVKILRYFPITSRLKRLYASRHTAKEMLWHDKYRTKEEGVLRHPADGKAWKHFDTMFPDFAKDPRNVRLGLASDGFNPFGAKSLSYSMWPVVLIPYNMPPWKSMVDASFMLTLLIPGSDSPGNDIDLFLRPLIDELKLLWDKGVETYDCESKQKFNMRVTLLWTINDFPAYGYLSGWSTSGYKACPICNEDASSIRLRDRIGYVGHRRFLPTDHSWRKARDFNGQRETRLAPKIVNGDDCLHQLKHLPIHQHGKHPDHVGKKRKRNSHDINWSKKSIFFELPYWPKLLIRHNIDVMHVEKNVCENVLGTLLNIEGKTKDTDKARLDLEDMNIRKELHLVRKNDHWVKPHALYVLTRDERKQFCNLLSSVRFPDGYAGNLAKNVIAEQGKVHGLKSHDCHVLIQRLIPIAIRPFMTKQIREALVELSQFFKKLTQVTLHVNELETLQEDVVKILCKLERIFPPSFFAVMVHLCVHLPQEAILGGPVQSRWMYPIERYLGHLKKYVKNLAKPEGSIAEAYVVEEAITFCSHYLRGVESKLDKRDRNDDKTSSDAQSCALDVFRLNGRGIGKKEVHILPSNLMKKAIWFIFNNCQEVQPYLEEHLRFLQMQHPESSDFYEMQQSTFSTWFAKRIQEMYALNPSQINEELYALSCLPDNRVSSHRGYIVNGVKFIVKSNDDGRQTQNCGVTVPGVHNDTEDDYYGFLDEVIELSFIRGYRIILFKCTWFDTDRRRKNVIFEPHFISIDTSRHAYKEDPFIYANQAKQVFYINDPLKPNSQWKIIERITHRHLWDIPEDKNAEDLLEDVNLHRKDVEEEIVENVDVDGTIGDFINDKLDDSDHSMEDFGSKSNLDDSDTDTDKPNDEMENDESDDDDW, from the exons ATGACATTGGATAAGAGCTGGACTAAAATCACTAATAAGGTAGATCCAGTGTTCATTAATGGAGCGATAGCTTTTGCAGAAAGGGGTAAAACATATGTTGATAGTGAAGGTAGGATACATTGCCCGTGTAAAAAGTGTGTGAATGCAAGAAGACATGTTCCCACAGTCGTTGCTGATCATATCATCTATAATGGTTTTGAACCATCATACAATGTATGGATTCATCATGGTGAACATCTTCCGGGTTATGAAATAGATGATACAGATAGTGACTATGAAGAAAGTGAAAACGAATCAAATGATGGTGTCAATGAGTTACTTGATGATGTTTTTCCTACGGGCGGCGAAACTGAAGCTGAAAACTTCATGGACGATGCCAATCTACGTAATAACCCAAAGGTGGAGAAGTTATTTGTCGATATGGAGAAGCCTTTATACCCCGGGTGTGATGAGTTTTCTGTACTAGGCTTTTTACTAGAGTTGATGAACGTGAAGGTAACATGCAAAATGACAAATGTGTCAATGGATATGATTCTGTATTTATTTAGTCGGGCCTTCAAGGATGCAAACTTGCCGAAGAACCATTATGAGGCGAAAAAGTATTTACGTACTCTTGGACTAGGATACGAATCTATTCATGCTTGTAAACATGATTGTGCATTATTTTGGAAAGAAAATGCAGAATTACAAAATTGCCCCGTGTGTGGCACTAGTCGTTATAAGGAAAATAGTAAAGGGAAGAAAAAACCGGTAAAAATTTTGCGTTACTTTCCCATCACAAGTAGACTTAAGCGCTTATATGCCTCAAGACACACTGCTAAGGAAATGTTGTGGCACGATAAATACAGAACCAAAGAGGAGGGGGTTCTTAGACATCCAGCAGATGGAAAGGCATGGAAACACTTTGATACAATGTTTCCTGATTTTGCAAAGGATCCTAGAAATGTTCGCCTAGGGCTTGCAAGTGATGGTTTCAATCCGTTTGGTGCAAAGAGTCTCTCATATAGTATGTGGCCTGTTGTGCTCATACCATATAATATGCCTCCTTGGAAGTCTATGGTCGATGCTTCTTTTATGTTGACATTGTTGATTCCTGGAAGCGATTCACCAGGTAATGATATTGATCTATTTTTGCGTCCACTAATAGATGAGTTGAAACTTCTATGGGATAAGGGTGTTGAAACATATGATTGTGAATCAAAACAGAAATTCAACATGCGTGTTACACTTCTATGGACAATTAATGATTTTCCTGCGTACGGTTATTTGTCTGGATGGAGCACGAGTGGATATAAGGCATGTCCAATATGCAATGAAGATGCGAGCAGTATACGTTTACGAGATAGAATAGGATATGTAGGTCATAGGCGATTTCTCCCGACCGATCACTCTTGGAGGAAAGCACGAGATTTTAATGGACAGAGAGAGACTAGGCTTGCACCTAAAATTGTCAACGGAGATGATTGCTTACATCAGTTGAAACATCTCCCTATACATCAGCATGGAAAACATCCGGATCATGTAGGTAAAAAGAGAAAACGGAACTCACATGATATAAACTGGTCAAAGAAAAGCATCTTCTTCGAACTCCCATATTGGCCTAAGTTATTGATTCGTCACAACATTGACGTGATGCATGTGGAAAAAAATGTGTGTGAGAATGTGTTGGGAACCCTATTAAACATAGAAGGAAAGACCAAAGACACTGACAAAGCCCGACTAGATTTGGAAGATATGAACATACGTAAAGAGCTTCACTTGGTTAGAAAGAATGATCATTGGGTTAAACCACATGCTTTGTATGTTTTAACTCGAGATGAGAGAAAACaattttgtaatttacttagCTCTGTGCGTTTCCCAGATGGGTATGCTGGAAATTTAGCTAAAAATGTGATTGCTGAGCAAGGTAAGGTACATGGGCTAAAATCACATGATTGTCACGTCTTAATACAACGCCTAATTCCTATTGCAATCCGTCCCTTTATGACAAAACAGATTCGTGAGGCATTAGTGGAGTTGTCTCAGTTTTTTAAGAAACTTACTCAAGTCACATTACACGTGAATGAGTTGGAAACGTTGCAAGAAGATGTAGTTAAGATTTTGTGCAAGCTTGAACGTATATTTCCCCCATCATTTTTTGCAGTTATGGTGCACTTGTGTGTGCATCTTCCTCAAGAGGCAATTTTGGGAGGACCTGTACAATCGAGGTGGATGTATCCAATCGAAAGATACCTTGGccatttaaaaaaatatgttaaaaactTAGCTAAACCCGAAGGCTCGATAGCAGAAGCTTATGTTGTTGAAGAAGCTATAACATTTTGTTCACACTATTTACGAGGTGTTGAATCCAAGTTAGACAAACGTGACAGAAATGATGACAAAACCTCTAGTGATGCTCAAAGTTGTGCGTTGGATGTTTTTAGATTGAATGGTCGAGGTATTGGGAAGAAAGAAGTACATATCCTTCCTAGTAATCTTATGAAAAAAGCAATATGGTTTATCTTCAACAATTGTCAAGAGGTTCAGCCGTACTTAGa AGAACACTTGCGGTTTTTACAAATGCAACATCCGGAATCATCAGATTTTTACGAGATGCAGCAATCTACATTCTCGACTTGGTTTGCAAAACGG ATTCAAGAGATGTATGCGCTAAATCCATCTCAAATTAATGAAGAGTTATATGCATTGTCTTGCCTTCCTGATAATCGAGTATCGTCACACAGGGGTTATATCGTGAACGGGGTAAAATTTATAGTTAAGTCAAACGATGACGGTAGACAAACACAAAATTGTGGAGTTACGGTACCGGGCGTTCATAATGATACCGAAGATGACTATTATGGATTTCTTGACGAAGTCATTGAATTGTCATTTATAAGAGGTTATCGTATAATATTATTCAAATGCACATGGTTTGATACTGATCGTCGAAGAAAGAACGTGATATTTGAACCTCATTTTATAAGCATAGACACGTCTCGACATGCTTACAAGGAGGATCCTTTCATCTATGCAAACCAGGCTAAACAAGTGTTTTACATAAATGATCCACTTAAACCAAATTCACAATGGAAAATCATTGAAAGAATTACCCACAGACACTTGTGGGATATTCCAGAAGACAAGAATGCAGAAGATTTGTTAGAAGATGTCAACCTTCACCGTAAAGATGTTGAAGAAGAAATTGTTGAAAACGTTGATGTTGATGGCACTATAGGTGATTTTATCAATGACAAGCTAGATGATTCTGATCATAGCATGGAAGATTTTGGTTCAAAGTCAAATCTGGATGATTCAGACACAGACACTGATAAACCCAATGATGAAATGGAAAATGATGAGTCAGACGATGATGATTGGTAA